The proteins below come from a single Egibacteraceae bacterium genomic window:
- the cobN gene encoding cobaltochelatase subunit CobN has protein sequence MIVFLTTADTEVLAAARARELLPEGFGPVHAANPLGTAVNLAGARAVLVRLLGGRRAWDGFDPLAARCRAEGIPLLAFSGEATADAELTAASTVPAGVLADAFEYLVQGGVANTAQLFRFVADTVLREGFGFDPPETLPDHGVHGERELRADRPTVGIVFYRTHWMSGNTAFLDELADAVEAAGANALPVFCYSLRPDPDGAVPAIDAHLRGKVDVLVTTVLAMGGRHAAGAETWPVPALEELDVPVVQAISATTSRALWQASDNGLAPLDAAMQVAIPEFDGRIISVPFSFKEEHDGIARYVTDAERAARVAGIAVRLARLRRRPECDKRVAIVLSNYPTKHARVGNAVGLDTPASAVRLLDALHAAGYDTGDWPTLSLDGDALVHRLIDAGGFDAEFLTEEQLAANPTRLAVERYQAWFCRLPADLQDAIVGAWGEPPGELYVHDSTLAFATLSFGNVVLAVQPPRGFGENPVAIYHDPDLAPTHHYLAFYRWLDEEWGADAVVHLGKHGTLEWMPGKGLGLSAACAPDALLADVPFFYPFVVNDPGEGTQAKRRAHATIVDHLVPPLTRAETYDELYRLEQLLDEYYQVQTMDPGKVAALQGEIWHLLRTAELTHDLKLAEHGDEVPPDLDDIIIDVDGYLCELKDLQIRGGLHILGQPPAGEERLGLILAILRLPQSWPQAPAGLADVPALRSAIARAWGLGDEPDHRDTGARAVLDRLEDTARGLLDAMAATGWEPDKAAAVAGDVLEADSAVDEVAGVLRFAASEVVPRLERTDRELVNLLRGLAGRYVPSGPSGSPTRGRADVLPTGKNFYSVDPKALPSELAWQVGQRLATDLIARYVEEEGTYPTSVGIVVWGTAAMRTHGDDIAEILALLGVRPTWNPESRRVSGLEVVPVAELGRPRVDVTVRISGFFRDAFPHLVALVDDAVQMVAELDEPEEANPLAAAVRRDTTTGVDPRRATARVFGSKPGAYGAGLLPLIDARNWQTDADLAEVYSVWGGYAYGRDLDGVEARADMERTFSRMQVAVKNTDTREHDVFDSDDYFQYHGGMVATVRALTGTSPKAYIGDSANPARVRTRDLAEETARVFRARVANPKWIEAMQRHGYKGAFELSATVDYLFGYDATAGVVEDWMYDTLAERYVFDSDVRAFMEQSNPWALRAVTERLLEAADRKLWREPDPDTLDRLRQTYLDLEGALEDR, from the coding sequence GTGATCGTCTTCCTCACCACCGCCGACACCGAGGTGCTCGCCGCCGCGCGGGCACGCGAGTTGCTGCCGGAAGGCTTCGGGCCGGTGCACGCAGCTAACCCGCTGGGCACCGCCGTGAACCTCGCCGGTGCCCGGGCCGTCCTGGTGCGGCTGCTCGGCGGGCGCCGCGCCTGGGACGGCTTCGACCCGCTGGCGGCCCGTTGCCGCGCCGAGGGCATCCCGCTGCTGGCGTTCTCCGGTGAGGCCACCGCCGACGCCGAGCTCACCGCCGCCTCGACCGTGCCTGCGGGCGTGCTCGCCGACGCCTTCGAGTACCTCGTGCAGGGCGGGGTGGCCAACACCGCGCAGCTGTTCCGGTTCGTCGCCGACACCGTGCTGCGAGAGGGATTCGGGTTCGACCCGCCGGAGACGCTGCCCGACCACGGCGTGCACGGCGAGCGCGAGCTCCGCGCCGACCGGCCCACCGTGGGGATCGTGTTCTACCGGACCCACTGGATGAGCGGGAACACCGCGTTCCTCGACGAGCTCGCCGACGCGGTCGAGGCCGCCGGCGCCAACGCCCTGCCCGTGTTCTGCTACTCGCTGCGCCCCGACCCCGACGGGGCGGTACCCGCCATCGACGCGCATCTGCGCGGCAAGGTCGACGTGCTCGTCACCACGGTGCTCGCCATGGGCGGGCGGCACGCAGCCGGCGCAGAGACCTGGCCGGTACCGGCGCTGGAGGAGCTCGACGTGCCCGTCGTCCAGGCCATCAGCGCCACCACGTCACGTGCGCTCTGGCAGGCAAGCGACAACGGTCTGGCCCCGCTGGACGCCGCGATGCAGGTGGCCATCCCCGAGTTCGACGGGCGCATCATCTCGGTGCCGTTCTCGTTCAAGGAGGAGCACGACGGCATCGCCCGCTACGTCACCGACGCCGAGCGGGCCGCTCGGGTGGCCGGCATCGCCGTGCGGCTGGCGCGGCTGCGGCGCCGCCCCGAGTGCGACAAGCGGGTGGCGATCGTGCTGTCCAACTACCCGACCAAGCACGCCCGGGTGGGAAACGCCGTGGGCCTTGACACCCCCGCCAGCGCGGTGCGGCTGCTCGACGCCCTCCACGCCGCCGGCTACGACACCGGCGACTGGCCAACGCTCAGCCTGGACGGCGACGCGCTGGTGCACCGACTCATCGACGCGGGCGGGTTCGACGCGGAATTCCTCACCGAGGAGCAGCTCGCCGCCAACCCGACCCGCCTGGCGGTCGAGCGCTACCAGGCGTGGTTCTGCCGGCTGCCGGCCGACCTGCAGGACGCCATCGTCGGCGCCTGGGGCGAGCCGCCCGGCGAGCTGTACGTGCACGACTCCACGCTGGCGTTCGCCACGCTGTCGTTCGGCAACGTCGTGCTCGCCGTCCAGCCGCCGCGGGGGTTCGGTGAGAACCCCGTGGCGATCTACCACGACCCCGACCTGGCTCCCACCCACCACTACCTGGCGTTCTACCGTTGGCTGGACGAGGAGTGGGGCGCCGACGCGGTGGTGCACCTCGGCAAGCACGGCACCCTGGAGTGGATGCCCGGCAAGGGCCTGGGGCTGTCGGCGGCCTGCGCGCCCGACGCGCTCCTCGCCGACGTGCCGTTCTTCTACCCGTTCGTGGTCAACGACCCCGGTGAGGGCACGCAGGCCAAGCGGCGGGCGCACGCGACCATCGTCGACCACTTGGTGCCGCCGCTGACCCGCGCGGAGACCTACGACGAACTGTACCGCCTCGAGCAGCTGCTCGACGAGTACTACCAGGTGCAGACCATGGACCCCGGCAAGGTCGCGGCCCTCCAGGGCGAGATCTGGCACCTGCTGCGCACCGCCGAGCTGACACACGACCTCAAGCTCGCCGAGCACGGCGACGAGGTCCCCCCCGACCTCGACGACATCATCATCGACGTCGACGGCTACCTGTGCGAGCTGAAGGACCTGCAGATCCGCGGCGGACTGCACATCCTGGGCCAGCCGCCCGCGGGCGAGGAACGCCTCGGGCTGATCCTGGCGATCCTGCGCCTGCCGCAGTCCTGGCCTCAGGCGCCCGCCGGGCTGGCTGACGTGCCCGCGCTGCGCAGCGCCATCGCCCGCGCCTGGGGGCTGGGCGACGAGCCCGACCACCGTGACACCGGGGCGCGGGCGGTGCTCGACCGGCTCGAGGACACCGCCCGCGGGCTGCTCGACGCCATGGCCGCCACGGGCTGGGAGCCCGACAAGGCCGCTGCGGTCGCCGGTGACGTCCTGGAAGCCGACAGCGCCGTCGACGAGGTCGCCGGCGTGCTGCGCTTCGCCGCCTCCGAGGTCGTGCCGCGCCTGGAGCGCACCGACCGGGAGCTGGTCAACCTGCTGCGGGGGCTGGCCGGCCGCTACGTCCCCTCGGGGCCGAGCGGGTCACCAACCCGCGGGCGGGCCGACGTGCTGCCCACCGGCAAGAACTTCTACTCCGTGGACCCCAAGGCGCTGCCCAGCGAGCTGGCCTGGCAGGTCGGCCAGCGCCTCGCCACCGACCTGATCGCCCGCTACGTCGAGGAGGAGGGCACCTACCCGACCTCGGTGGGCATCGTGGTGTGGGGCACCGCGGCGATGCGCACCCACGGCGACGACATCGCCGAGATCCTGGCCCTGCTCGGCGTGCGACCCACCTGGAACCCCGAGTCGCGTCGGGTGAGCGGACTGGAGGTCGTCCCCGTGGCCGAGCTCGGGCGTCCCCGCGTCGACGTGACCGTGCGCATCAGCGGGTTCTTCCGCGACGCCTTCCCCCACCTGGTCGCCCTGGTCGACGACGCGGTGCAGATGGTCGCCGAACTCGACGAGCCGGAGGAAGCCAACCCGCTGGCCGCGGCGGTGCGCCGCGACACGACCACGGGGGTGGACCCACGGCGGGCCACCGCCCGGGTGTTCGGCTCGAAGCCTGGCGCGTACGGTGCGGGCCTGCTGCCGCTCATCGACGCCCGCAACTGGCAGACCGACGCCGACCTGGCCGAGGTCTACAGCGTGTGGGGCGGCTACGCCTACGGGCGCGACCTGGACGGCGTGGAGGCCCGGGCTGACATGGAACGCACGTTCTCGCGCATGCAGGTGGCGGTGAAGAACACCGACACCCGCGAGCACGACGTGTTCGACTCCGACGACTACTTCCAGTACCACGGCGGGATGGTCGCCACCGTGCGGGCGCTCACCGGGACCAGCCCCAAGGCCTACATCGGCGACTCCGCGAACCCGGCCCGGGTGCGCACCCGCGACCTGGCCGAGGAGACCGCCCGGGTGTTCCGCGCCCGGGTCGCCAACCCCAAGTGGATCGAGGCCATGCAGCGCCACGGCTACAAGGGCGCGTTCGAGCTGTCGGCCACCGTGGACTACCTGTTCGGCTACGACGCCACCGCCGGGGTCGTGGAGGACTGGATGTACGACACGCTGGCCGAGCGCTACGTGTTCGACAGCGACGTGCGGGCGTTCATGGAGCAGTCCAACCCCTGGGCGCTGCGGGCGGTCACCGAGCGGCTGCTCGAAGCCGCCGACCGCAAGCTGTGGCGCGAGCCCGACCCCGACACCCTCGACCGACTGCGGCAGACCTACCTGGACCTGGAAGGAGCGCTCGAAGACCGGTGA
- a CDS encoding magnesium chelatase subunit D family protein, which translates to MHPYPFSALVGASDLQLALLLNAVNPAIGGVLVRGEKGTAKSTAVRGLAALLPDVTVVAGCRFSCDPARPDPACPDGPHAGADDGAEPRSVRLVELPVGATEDRLAGSIDLERALMEGRRAFEPGLLAEAHRGVLYVDEVNLLGDHLVDLLLDAAAMGTNIVEREGVSVRHPARFQLVGTMNPEEGELRPQLLDRFGLTVEIAASRDPAERAEVVRRRLDYEADPAGFAAAWTDTDAQTAARVRAARKLLGEVVLGDEALDAVVAACAAFEVDGMRADIVTAKTASTLAAWEQRSTVTVDDVRTAALLALPHRRRRGPFDPPGIDEQRLDEALGARDGDGEGPDDDPPPGGAAPPPTDQDPTDQDPTDQDPTDQDPTDQSSDGNEPSAAHPSAGAGETAQPAGSTFRPVLLETEGVGAGAHGRRSPAEGDRGRHAGARRPAGRPRDVDLPATLRAAAPYQTSRGRPPPGQTSRGRPPPGQTSRGRPTPGQGAGERGAAGLVLRRGDLRQKTREGREGNLVLFTVDASGSMAARRRMSAVKGAVLSLLLDAYQRRDRIGVITFRGDRADLLVPPTSSVDLAARLLTDLPTGGRTPIAAGLQRAAQVIASERVRDPRRRPLLLLLTDGRVTTGPDPAAAAAGLASRGVPAVVVNTEDGPLRLGLSGRLATALGAPCLRLEELAAGPLAGLVHSITAGPRRGAA; encoded by the coding sequence ATGCACCCCTATCCGTTCAGCGCGCTGGTCGGCGCATCCGACCTGCAGCTCGCCCTGCTGCTCAACGCGGTCAACCCCGCCATCGGGGGTGTCCTGGTCCGCGGGGAGAAGGGCACCGCGAAGTCCACCGCGGTGCGCGGCCTGGCGGCGCTGCTGCCCGACGTGACCGTGGTCGCCGGCTGCCGTTTCTCCTGCGACCCGGCACGGCCCGACCCTGCCTGTCCTGACGGGCCCCACGCCGGGGCCGACGACGGTGCCGAGCCCCGATCGGTGCGCCTCGTCGAGCTGCCGGTCGGCGCGACCGAGGACCGCCTCGCCGGGTCCATCGACCTCGAGCGCGCCCTGATGGAGGGACGACGCGCGTTCGAGCCGGGCCTGCTCGCCGAGGCCCACCGAGGCGTGCTCTACGTCGACGAGGTGAACCTGCTCGGCGACCACCTCGTGGACCTGCTGCTGGACGCCGCGGCGATGGGCACCAACATCGTCGAGCGTGAGGGCGTCAGCGTCCGTCACCCCGCCCGCTTCCAGCTGGTGGGCACGATGAACCCCGAAGAGGGGGAGCTGCGGCCCCAGCTGCTGGACCGATTCGGGCTCACCGTGGAGATCGCCGCCAGCCGCGACCCCGCCGAGCGGGCCGAGGTGGTCCGCCGTCGCCTCGACTACGAGGCGGACCCGGCCGGGTTCGCCGCGGCCTGGACCGACACCGACGCCCAGACCGCGGCGCGGGTCCGCGCGGCCCGCAAGCTCCTCGGCGAGGTGGTCCTCGGCGACGAGGCGCTGGATGCCGTGGTGGCCGCCTGCGCGGCGTTCGAGGTCGACGGGATGCGCGCCGACATCGTCACCGCCAAGACCGCCAGCACGCTGGCCGCCTGGGAACAGCGCAGCACGGTCACCGTCGACGACGTGCGCACCGCAGCGCTGCTGGCCTTGCCGCACCGCCGCCGACGAGGCCCGTTCGACCCGCCGGGCATCGACGAGCAGCGCCTCGACGAGGCGCTGGGCGCCCGCGACGGGGACGGCGAGGGCCCCGACGACGACCCGCCGCCCGGGGGCGCCGCGCCGCCACCCACCGACCAGGACCCCACCGACCAGGACCCCACCGACCAGGACCCCACCGACCAGGACCCCACCGACCAGTCGTCGGATGGCAACGAGCCCTCGGCAGCGCACCCCTCAGCGGGGGCGGGCGAGACCGCCCAGCCGGCCGGGTCCACGTTCCGCCCCGTGCTCCTGGAGACCGAGGGCGTCGGCGCCGGCGCGCACGGCCGGCGCAGTCCCGCCGAGGGCGACCGCGGACGCCATGCCGGCGCGCGCCGACCGGCGGGCCGACCCCGCGACGTCGACCTGCCCGCCACGCTGCGGGCCGCCGCCCCGTACCAGACCTCCCGGGGCCGACCCCCGCCGGGCCAGACCTCCCGGGGCCGACCCCCGCCGGGCCAGACCTCCCGGGGCCGCCCCACACCAGGCCAGGGCGCCGGGGAGCGCGGCGCAGCAGGGCTCGTGCTGCGCCGGGGGGATCTGCGCCAGAAGACGCGCGAGGGCCGTGAGGGCAACCTCGTGCTGTTCACCGTGGACGCCAGCGGCTCGATGGCCGCCCGCCGACGGATGAGCGCGGTGAAGGGCGCGGTCCTGTCCCTACTGCTCGACGCCTACCAGCGTCGCGACCGGATCGGCGTGATCACCTTCCGGGGGGATCGGGCCGACCTGCTCGTCCCCCCGACATCGTCGGTGGACCTCGCGGCGCGGCTGCTCACCGACCTGCCCACCGGCGGGCGGACCCCCATCGCGGCGGGTCTGCAGCGCGCCGCGCAGGTCATCGCCAGCGAGCGGGTCCGCGACCCCCGCCGCCGCCCCCTGCTGCTGCTGCTCACCGACGGGCGGGTCACCACCGGACCGGATCCCGCCGCCGCCGCGGCCGGACTGGCCTCCCGGGGCGTGCCCGCCGTGGTCGTCAACACCGAGGACGGACCGCTGCGCCTCGGCCTGAGCGGCCGGCTCGCCACCGCCCTGGGGGCGCCGTGCCTGCGGCTTGAGGAACTCGCCGCAGGGCCCCTCGCCGGACTCGTCCACAGCATCACCGCAGGACCGAGGAGGGGAGCAGCATGA
- the cobO gene encoding cob(I)yrinic acid a,c-diamide adenosyltransferase: MTTAEEQPRRRKRERPLLIVNTGQGKGKSTAAFGLLQRAWAQGWHCGVYQFVKSGKWRVGEHKAASLLSDSDQGGQIDWFKMGDGWTWTSRDLDQSADLAREGWEEVKRRLADETYTFLLLDEFTYPMKFGWVDTVEVCDALAARPGHQHVCITGRDAPAELVDLADLVSEITKVKHPFDEGHRGQKGIEW; this comes from the coding sequence ATGACCACCGCCGAGGAGCAGCCCCGCCGGCGCAAGCGCGAGCGACCCCTGCTGATCGTCAACACCGGGCAGGGCAAGGGCAAGTCCACCGCCGCGTTCGGCTTGCTGCAGCGCGCCTGGGCGCAGGGATGGCACTGCGGCGTCTACCAGTTCGTGAAGTCTGGCAAGTGGCGCGTCGGCGAGCACAAGGCCGCGTCGCTGCTGTCGGACTCCGACCAGGGCGGGCAGATCGACTGGTTCAAAATGGGCGACGGGTGGACGTGGACCTCCCGCGACCTCGACCAGTCCGCCGACCTTGCCCGGGAAGGTTGGGAGGAGGTCAAACGCCGCCTCGCCGACGAGACCTACACCTTCCTGCTGCTCGACGAGTTCACCTACCCGATGAAGTTCGGCTGGGTGGACACCGTCGAGGTGTGCGACGCACTCGCCGCCCGGCCCGGCCACCAGCATGTGTGCATCACCGGCCGGGACGCACCCGCAGAGCTCGTCGACCTCGCCGACCTCGTCAGCGAGATCACCAAGGTCAAGCACCCCTTCGACGAGGGCCACCGCGGTCAGAAGGGCATCGAGTGGTAA